A window of Daphnia pulicaria isolate SC F1-1A chromosome 4, SC_F0-13Bv2, whole genome shotgun sequence genomic DNA:
GAGTTGTAACTAGGTTTAACTTAGTTTCAATTTCTCATGGAACTGTATGTATACGTATATCATGCGAGTGAAGGCGCatgtaaattaaattgaaatcttCGAATGATCTTATTCATAGTTAGTAAGATATAATGCAATAAAAGAACAAAGAGATAAAGAACTGGAATTGCTCTTTCTCGTTATAAGTTTGTTAGACTTATAGCGAGAGCATATAGTGAGAACATATATAgcaattgttaaaaaaaggaattgggTCCATTAGCGATAACGAACAAAGAAAGGCGTTTATAATGAGCCAAAATGTGATCTTAAATGTTACGAGACCCGACTATTAttccaacatttttaaaaaatgtaacgctacccaattaaataaaatctttTGCAAATATAGGCTTCCCGTCTAAGTAATTTTATAAACTAATGCTACGTATTATGCTTTCACGAGGAAAAGTTAACAACGCGCTTCTTTCAACACTTTATCGGACTTCGCGGAGTAAAGCACTCAAGCCAAGACGATTCAGACACATGTTAATAATTAGACGCTTAACTCTAGTCCACCTATAATTGACCGAATAAACTGAGATCGTGAAGAAGCTGGAGATAGTGCTtgttaaattaaaagtttagCCCGAAATAAGTAAATTTGTGCTTGCCGTCCGATTAATaatcaaacttcttttttattattcttagaCGGAATATGGGAACGATGTTTGGTTCTCGCTCCTAGACAGAGTGGGCTATCGCAACACAACCTTTTGCACTCACAGTATCTATCCGGACGTAAATAACGATTCAAAGAAATGAGTGTCTTTTATTGATAAAATGAATACATGTTGGATTAGGACTTGGTTATGAAGCTGGCCAACGCTGCCGTGACAATAATCGCAAACGGTTGGACCGTGCAAGATTTCCTTGCTTACTTTGGCCGCTGTTTCATCCGTGCAGCTGGAACTTTCGGATACGAAAAGTTGATCAAAGTAAGTCGTaactttttctacttccgtcTTTTATGTGTGGGCCTGCAATTCGTTCCGTTCTGCGCAGTCACGCGTACACATAAAATTGGTTCCGGTTGTCTTAGTGGCTTAGCCGGCCCATTCCAGTAATTCGGTAATTCCGTGAAATGACATCAACAGGATGACATATTGGGCAATTTCTTGAAAGGGAAGTTTGAATACAAGATTAATGATGCCGACTTGAGCCGATTTCTGTTTTAGTGTTCACGTTCCCGAAGGCAGTAAACAATATGTGTACTTGCATGGCTCTAATCTGTGTATTTAATAGGTAAGTAAATGTGTAAACATTTTATAAGTAGCATGACTAGAAATCAATGGCTCAACCATAAAATGTTACCCTGACAGCGCACAGTATTTCGGATAATCTCATGTAATGACATTGTATCTTTCTAAGTGGAATGGGGAagtattaaatattatttcacTATTGCATCTGCTTCGTCCTATAAACCTCTAAACCGACTtaagtatttttaatttatttcattttggtcgggcgtgtccgCGCGGGCTAGCGTTGCCCATACAATTGAATGAAGTACAAATTAATATATAGTGTTGGGTGTGGGAGACTAGGATTTGAttcgagaagaaaagagagtgGGGGCGCTGAAGGTGATACAGAGGAAGTGGGAAAGCACATCGTAGCAGTGTGCGGCGATGAGAAGGGAATAACAGTTCTAAGAAATGTAAGGATGTGCTAAGGATGCGTGGGTTTTGTACTAGAGATAAGAATAACCGATAATAAGCCCTCTGAGATGTCATTCAAACAATCGCAACACAGCACCGTTATAGTCTTATTGTATTTAACTTAAGATTTCGAAAATTTAATATTGTttcttaattgttttaatgtaGAGATGCGGACGATTTTTTTGCGACTTTCTTTCCGCTATCGATACTGTTCATCTCCATATGAAGTACAGATATCCTAAAATGGATCATCCTTTTATTTACGTTTTGGAAGAAGATGCTGAAGGTGCTTTAATACATTACAGGACATCACGGTGCGGTTTTCCTCCATTTCTCTACggtaatcgttttttttttgttcccgtTGCGTTGCATAGGCTAATTTTTCTATCCTGAGAAAATTTTGAGTTAGATTCGGTTACGCTATTGCAGCGGCTGGCTTGcatgtttttctttactttgaaCCACAACTTGTTGAACGTTGGAAGTTATTTAAATTCACCGCCATCTAAATAGATATTGACGACCGATGATGATTTCTTCAGGTTTATTACGTCAAGTTGCTGCAGATTTCTACGGCCTTCAACTTTCGATGGGCCATGTTCCAGATGAGCCATGTGGTAATAATGAAGGAGGCTACAAGTACCAAATCCGCCTCAACTTTGACAACGGTGATTACATGGCCTGCAAAGCGATTGAACGCGGTGCCAGTATGACACTAGTGCGGAAAGCAAACTTCCTCACCTCGACAACGGCCAACATTCAACAGGAATCGTTGCCTCAACTCTCCAGTTCCATTCTGCTGCAACTTTTCCCCTTCTGTCTGATTTTCCGTTCCGACTTAAAGATAATCGCTGCTGGCCATCAGttaaaacaaatgtttttgtGGCGGATGTTGATCGGACAGATTCTGCCAGACGTTGCAAGATTGCGTCGTCCTAGATTAAACCTTACTTGGGACAAcgtaaatctattttttttctcaaattgaTACTCCAATTTGTAGTTAAAGTTATATCTCCACTATTGATTTtgatatttcttttgattcagtTGGTCACACTTCAGCGCGTCGCATGCGAACTCGAAATCATGCTGTCTAATAACACGGAAGAATATCAACTATCAAAGATTTATAAAACTGTGCCAGACGAACCGAAGTACGAACAGCCTCTCCGTCTTTTTCTTCGTGGAGAGATGCGTTACGTGAAGGATTGGCAAGCCATCATATATCTCTGCAATCCGCTGTAAGTACGATATCTGAAAGGATAAaacgatggaaaagaaaagcagtCAGTTATTGGTATCAGCTATATTAACGTATTCCCTAGAATTAACAACATCGATGACCTGTCAGAGGTGGGCCTTGCGCTCAGCGATCTTAGTTTGCACGGACATGGTCGCGAATTGGTGATGACGGGACAGCAGCATAGTTCCAGGTAAAATTGAACTATTGAATTGTATTTGAGAAAATCACACGTTAACTGTATTATTTTAAGGTTGGAAGATTTGTACGAACGAGCCGAAGAGAAAGCTAAAGAGCTACAGGTAACTCATGAACTCCTTGACGAGTGGAAGCGAAGAGGAGACGAGCTGCTTTATTCCATGATTCCCGAATCCATCGCCGAGAGTTTGCGACGAGGCAAAGAACCTGTTGATACTTGTGAAGTAAGGCTTCAAAGTTATCTTGTTAGCTTTGTAAACTTGTACCTTAAAGTTCGATGGAAGCTAGACAAACATTTCCACTTTCCGGAATTTCTGTCCCTTTAACgtcatttaatttgtttttccaaattagGTTTTCGAATGTATCACCGTCTCTTTTGTCGAAATGACTAACATAGAGGACATCATGATAAAAAGTGCGCTAGAGGCTGTCAGCTGTATGAATTCCGTTTTCTCCGCACTGGACAAGATCGTTGACCATCAGCCTAATGTTTATAAAGTAAATTCACAATTCTCCAACAAAAGTGTTCACTCGTTAGTTTGTGAGTGTGATTAATGCAGGTGGAGACAATCGGAAATGTTTACATGGTCGTAGGAGGGGCACCGACAAGATGCGAGTCGCACGTCAAAGATATATTTTTAGGTACGTACATATGTGGTCAtaagttcttaaaaaaaacctaaattaGTTTTGATTTTACCCGTCTAGTTGCCCTTGAATTCCGTGATGCAATCAATGAACTATCTACAAAGGTTGGGATACCCGTCGAAATTCGCATAGGTTTGCTATAATTTGCTATTCACATCTCCATCAGTCATTCGTGATGAATATtgataacaaattatttttaggtaTTCATTCCGGTCCAGCGGTTGCTGGAGTTTTGGGAAGGAAAATGCCTCGCTATTGTTTTTTTGGCGACACTATCAACACTGCGGCTAGAATGCAAACAACCAGTTTGGTAAATAATAGTATTCAGCTATTGTGGCGTAGTAACGTTGtcgtgaattaattttttaatcgatttttaaatgttgatctAGCCGGGGAAAATTCACATTTCTAGTACAGTGTACAACCTGATGCAATGCTCTGCCGAATTCCTCTTTGAGAAGCGAGGGACCGTGATGATTAAGGTAATTCATTGCAAGTtatcagacttttttttttaatttatcgtCAAAAACTTCTTAtggcaaagaaaaaactaatcttttttttttgcttcactCGAATTCGATATTACACAGGGAAAAGgtgaaatgaaaacttactggCTTTTGCAATACCAACCGCTTCCTTATCGTTAAAGGATAAGGTGCACACATGTACGGAAATCTggattaaatacaaaaaacaaaacaaaaaacaaaacgaacaaACATTTGACTAATGACTAGCAACGTACTGCTATACCAACTTCGTACCAGGAGAATTCAGGATTCGGGAAACATGTGAATGGgttattgaattttattcCTTGTCGTTAATTGTCCCATAaccatttgaaaattgaatgatGTCATTTCAATTGCGTACTAACTAGAGGATGCTGGTGGTATCCGACCAGAAACAATAATGAACTGCAGCTGCATGAATATAGGCTATTATGCACAACACTGTCATTACAAAGTCTTTTActcgtctgtgtgtgtctcaATCTGTGCATTTGTAGGTTTACCATTTACACGCTACGGCGCTGAGTTGGGCAAAATGTAGAGACTTTGTAGACTTTGTATTCCGGAACAATAACAACAGACAATAAAGTGTTGAATATTAACTAAATTGAGACTCACGTTTTTGTTCACTGTGATTacttttctttgtattttaGTTTGTAGCACAAGTAAGTTCGTGATTCGAACGTATTCAAGTAGCAGACTGagttacacacacagagagaacactcgatgagagagaagagagggtAGGGAGGGAGTTGCCAGATTTACACAATTTAGGATTGACAACATAAATTCAACATCCCCACTCAAACCAAAATTGGGTGAACTGATATATCTTCCTTCTTAAGTCCTGGAAAAGCTGGACCAGCAAGCGCCTTCGTTCCGCAAGTTGTTCTTTGGTTCCGACGTGACTAACCACGATACTTCCATCCGTTTGTTGCTCACGAACATAATGATATCGTACGTCAGTATGTTTTGTGTGGCGATGAAATTCAGGATTGGACACCAACTTGAGTGCTCCTTGATTGTCGCCAAAGAATGCCGCAGGCTGCATTTTCGGGTTGCACTCCAACATCTCGAATCGGCGAAGAATCCGATTGGTGTATTGCTCCTGAGAAAGATGAATGACACGGCGGGTGCGATCCCTGTCAATTTTTAGGCCAATAAAGAAGTCTGCGTCCCGTGCTGTGATGTTTCGACGATAAACACACGGATCAGCCAAATTGTTCCTTATTCGGCGGCGACCTTCAAGTAGTGGTTGAAGCTGCCAAGTCTCGTTTAATCGTAGCGATTCCATCACCTCCTCCATCGCTGAAATCCATTTGGCAGATTCTGGGCATGAGATCGCCTCCTGGTACGTCTGTGGTTCAAAAATGTCGTCAGGAGCAACGTTCATAACAGTGTGGCTCagaaagtttggatcttcaaTTAGCCGATTTGGCTTCTTCCGAATGCGAGACGGTCTTTGAGGTGAGTCCACACTGGGTTCGAGATGGTGATCTCCAAGAAGCGGCTTTTCTGGCTGTTCAAATCCATGGAAGGGTTCCGCAATGATGTCAGAGTCACTTGCAGGTTGACCACACTGATCGTTGGACACGGTGGCACGTCCGTTGGATGCCTCGTAGGCATCCCCACCCACTCCAATTACAGAGACAGTTTCTAGGTCAGTGCGAGGGACAGCTATGGGAAGTAGTGAAGGTGCTTGAATACTTTCATTGAAGATGACATCCCttgagattttaatttttccagaTGATGAACAGTTGGCGAAATGCATCAAATAGAGCTTTTTCTGCATCCTTGAGCCAGTGGCGactatttttccgttttttcttaGCTCCATGCCGTTTTTGTCGAACGTAGCTGTGGCTCCACGCTCCGTTGTGGCTCCAATTGAGAACAGGTTGGCTCCTAGATCTGGGACAAACAAGACGTTACGTAACAAACCATCATGCCATTCGCCATTTACTTTGGTCTTGATGATGACATTTCCAACTCCAGTTGCGTATAATGCTTCGTTGTTCTTTCCCACGCCTTTAATTGTTCGGTCACCACGATTGATGGGGGTGATTGACTGAAAGATAGATTTCTGATCACTCATATGCTCACTGGCACCCGAATCTGCATACCAGCATTCGTTGTTGAGTTGAAGATCTGCTGACTTGAAGgcataataatcaaaaacagGTGcggttgttttctcttttctaggTTGAGCCAGCATTGCTTCTTCACTTCCAGCATCTTGTCTTCCTTTGAGATAGGCCTCTTTTATCCAACAATCTTCTTCACGATGAGATGCTCTACGGTTAAGATTTCGGCAGTGACCACAGACAGGTTTAAGACGATCATGTGAAGAAAAATCTCTTGATTTTGACTCGGAAAAAAcgactttattcttctttttgccaGCAAAGAATGCTCCATCTGAAGAGTCGACACCCATATCAGTTAGCTTAAGCATATTTTCTTCAACTTGAAGTCTGGACGTTAGTAGAGAAAGTGTTTTGATGGCATCATCAGTACTGTTCCATGCAGACATGAAGGACCTATAGTTGCGATTGCCATTTAGTGGAAGAGTAGATGTGATCTTGGCCATGATTTGATCGTTTGAGATTGGTGAATTCACATCACTTAGTTGTGATGCAAGAGATTCAACTGCTGAAACATGAGACATTATGTCGTGGGTAGGGTCATATTGATATGCCATAAACTTGCCCATTAGTAGATGTTTGTTTTCAACAGAAGCCAGCTCATATTGATTTAAAAGCCGAATCCACATCGAATTTGAAGTCTTACAATTCATAATGGTTCTCATTACCTTCTCTTCCAGAGTAGCAACAATGTAGTTTTGTGCAGCAGTGTCTTTCTTGTCCCATTCACCAATCTGAGTATTTCTGGCGGTGACTGCAGCATTGTTTGAATTATCAGCAAGGAGAACAATGGCCGTGGGTTTTTGTTCATCACCTTCAACAATCTTGAGTAGGGCATGATTCTTCagtacaagtttaagttgaaaCTTGTAAAAGCTAAATTGGTCTCCCTTGAATTTCGTAATGTGCGACACATCTTTTGCAGAGAAAGTTCCAGTGGCCATCTTGGCTCTGTTCCAGAAACAACTTGAATACTTTTAGCCTATTTTGCAGTTATTACAGTAAGTAGGTAGCAATTGCGaacctgggcccataacctgttgaatATTAACTAAATTGAGACTCACGTTTTTGTTCACTGTGATTacttttctttgtattttaGTTTGTAGCACAAGTAAGTTCGTGATTCGAACGTATTCAAGTAGCAGACTGagttacacacacagagagaacactcgatgagagagaagagagggtAGGGAGGGAGTTGCCAGATTTACACAATTTAGGATTGACAACATAAATTCAACATAAAGTACACATATTTTTCGTAATTTATACCACAAGTAGTTAGTAGTATAGGAACTGAGTGGTGACGCATACCGTACAGTATGTTTCCCTCGAATATATACACTGcattgttgatttctttttagcTGTTTACATGCTTATACTCAAACTTAAAGCGTAATTCGCTTGTTTGAATGTACAAAACCAATTCCACTTAATGCTTAGCAATTCTGAGTTTTCGTCAAAATCCATGTGGATATACCTTTTTTACGAAGAAAATTTTCTCCACGGTGGTATTGGTATGGTATGCTATTATATCAACTATGTCCtctgagaaaataataatcccTTTCCCGCGAAATCAGACGTACCTTTGCAATACTATTTCATATCGAGTCCAGTTGGTGATGAGCAACTCAGACTGAAAGTTTATAGTTTTATACTGTGTCGCCTGTATTACTGTCGTAGCCTCTAGTCCTCTACATGGCACAAGGAAAATAATGCAGCAAGAAAATGTATTGGGTTACTGTAATTCTATCACTCTTGAATAATTCATGGTCTCTACGGACATTTATGATAGTTggtctttattattttaaaatcttgCCCGAAGCAGAAACTCATTCAATATTTTCCGGCACGTGTAATtctaaatttgaaagaaagttTCACTTTTATAAACGTGGAACTGAGTTCATTCAGCTTACGTCAAAACAAAAGTTCACTTTTGGGTTAGTACAAgagaaaaattatatttcaacgacaaaaattagattttgacAGTCAGCGATTGGATTTGTGTGTTATAgaaagtttttaaataaagcgcgcgtttttatcgattttcttcttttctcagaAAACCCCCAAAAGGTGACATTTTAAAACCCCTTGTGCGAAACTGGCCGTATCTCAGCTTTCACGTGTTTatattactaaaaaaaaatgatttaatcgGATCAATAAACTTTAATCAGACCGTCGTTTTCCATGCCAGTCTATGTCTGCGCACAAATTTCTTATGCACGAATTATGCCTTGATTTAATAAACAGACAAGACAGCctaatgaaaagaaatcttttcgTCTGCATAGTAGACCTATAGGCTCAAGGAATCAACATAAGCATCTACGAAGTTAGTACGCAACTACGCATGCTCTTTCGTTTGAAATATGGAAAATATATGAAGCAACAAATGTGAAAGGGTATACCGTACCGTACGTATACTGGAAGACCAAGGAATACCAAGATATGGGTCTATACAGTCGGATGCGTGAGTTCCGCGTCCACCAAACGACTCCTATTCCTTGCCGAGTAAAGAACACAATTTCCCTTTTGTCGTTTCAAGGTTTATTTAATAACCTgacatcccttttttttagctgGGTACTTTATCCCACTTCTTCTTTCACCATTTGAGTTTCTTGCAGTTACAATTATAATTTATAAATAGGCGCGCCAATCCCCATCACCTGGGAAACCCAGTCACTGGGTGTGAAAGGGTCCATATTGTGACGATAGCAACGGAAAAATTGTGTGAAGAACCTAATACAATTTGCCAATATTATTATTCTAGATAGAAACTTGACGAGCATATAGTGAaagtgaatatttttttaaaagcgaaatcgattttctctcttctgtCATCAATCTGCCGTCAGTTACTCGGACCCATTCGATATGTACGGACTTATTTTCGAGACCATAGGCTCCATTATTCAGGTGAGAAATATTCTTATTATGTTGTGCTGCGATATAAGCTGAATCGACTCAGCACTTTTGTAATATTCTTTATCATAATTCCCTTATCAACGGTACaagcttatttttttatattaaattaatttaagcaATTGGAGAAAATGAAGGGTGGGGATTAACATTGACTAAGAAGATCACGAGAGTATTGATTATTAAAGTTTGAATCTTTAAATGCGCTTTAGTGTTTGAAAAGCTGCCAGAAGACTTGTGAGATCTAGCCccattacatttaaaaatcaaacaaaatcagGGATAGAATTTTTGtcaaaagaatataaaaagtGATTAAAAAACCATGGGACCGCGTTCTATTTGCGTTAAGAATTTGCGTAATATTGACGACATAGAACGTGATAAAAGTTGTCGACCAGAATGTAACGCGAACTAAGAATTAAGTTTGCTGAtgtaactgaaaaaaaaagcagagtTATAGATGTCTATAGCTCTGAAAAAAGCGTCCGAAAACAGCAATTCAAAGAATTTTCTGAACAAAGAGGAAATCATGCGTATTTGAACAAAAATTCTCTATATAGTAGGTCTACTGTAAACAATCTTAACATTATTTCAGTCCAAGAAAAACAGTCAGTGGCTCGTGCAAGTTGCACTGGCGCGTGCATTTCTCAGGGGGCTGATCGATGTGACTTATTTATTCTGTCGTAAGTAGTACGTAGTTTGCCTGCTGCCTTGTACAGTGTACCATATGTTTACTCTAAACGGCGTACAGATGAAAACAGGATCACCGTACCTGAAAACCTCCACTGTGAAAGGGCTTCCGTTTCCGTAATCCAGCTTAATCGTActtatccttttttcttttttagatacaacgaaaattcaacaacttttgttttttgattaCGTATTTTCCTCTTGCTTTATTCAGAAATGTATTATACTTGAATTCAGCGTTGTTTGAAGTTTGTTTCAGACTTCTTATTTCACGGTTATGTACGGTGAACTTGCTGATGTATCACAACAACAAGTTAAGTTCAACTTaatgttgaatttttgtttatgtttTCTTTGCAGGCAGATTACGGAAATGATGTCTGGCTTTCGCTTCTTGAAAAAGTGGAATACCAAAATACCACCTTTTGCACTCACAGTATCTATTCGGAAGTAATTACGATGCAAGAACTCGCTtttcaatgaaattcaaaatttttaactcTTAATTTTTATGggtatatgtatatgtataagGACTTGGCGATTAAAATGGCAAATGCAGCCGCTAATTTAATAGCCGACGGTTCGACACCGCAAGATTTCCTGACCTATTTCGGCCGATGCTTCATCCGCGCAGCTGGACCCTTCAAATATGAAACGTTAATCAAAGTAACTAAAAAAACCATTTCCGTGatatatttcaaattaatgtTATAGTCTTTATCCGGCTGAATCGAACACAAACGAAATTGATTTCGGTACCCAAACCATTTCCagtaatatttttgaaaacgccagACGTAAGCGGATGAGAGCAAAATTGACAATTTTTAGAAGGAAACGTAAAATGCTGGATTACAGTCGATAGCAGTAGAGCCGATTGTATGCCGTCGTCATACTATATGGCGGttgaaactttttaaaaagtattgtCTGTTTGGAACTGCTACATATCGATTCAAGCTTGTCTAGCGGACGTTTCCGCGAAAGGAAGTCGTCCTAACTTGGCTGGAGATACGGGTTGTGAACGAATGCCCAGAAACTTACCAAAGAACCATGCAGAGACGAGTTGcgtcaaaaagagaaatattaaCATGCGACGCTTGTGTTGAAAAGACGAATGAACTGCAGAGTGTGTGTCTTTTTTGCAAGTTCAATTTATGTcaacaaataagaaatgaaaaggaaatggaagCCTTTGCGATTGCGTTATCCGTCCTTTATGATGCAGCCTGAATAAT
This region includes:
- the LOC124335906 gene encoding soluble guanylate cyclase 89Da-like, with the protein product MYGIIFVTVGSVIQTEYGNDVWFSLLDRVGYRNTTFCTHSIYPDDLVMKLANAAVTIIANGWTVQDFLAYFGRCFIRAAGTFGYEKLIKRCGRFFCDFLSAIDTVHLHMKYRYPKMDHPFIYVLEEDAEGALIHYRTSRCGFPPFLYGLLRQVAADFYGLQLSMGHVPDEPCGNNEGGYKYQIRLNFDNGDYMACKAIERGASMTLVRKANFLTSTTANIQQESLPQLSSSILLQLFPFCLIFRSDLKIIAAGHQLKQMFLWRMLIGQILPDVARLRRPRLNLTWDNLVTLQRVACELEIMLSNNTEEYQLSKIYKTVPDEPKYEQPLRLFLRGEMRYVKDWQAIIYLCNPLINNIDDLSEVGLALSDLSLHGHGRELVMTGQQHSSRLEDLYERAEEKAKELQVTHELLDEWKRRGDELLYSMIPESIAESLRRGKEPVDTCEVFECITVSFVEMTNIEDIMIKSALEAVSCMNSVFSALDKIVDHQPNVYKVETIGNVYMVVGGAPTRCESHVKDIFLVALEFRDAINELSTKVGIPVEIRIGIHSGPAVAGVLGRKMPRYCFFGDTINTAARMQTTSLPGKIHISSTVYNLMQCSAEFLFEKRGTVMIKGKGEMKTYWLLQYQPLPYR